The following proteins come from a genomic window of bacterium:
- the map gene encoding type I methionyl aminopeptidase, whose protein sequence is MVQAIMVKSKEDLAAMRRAGQVAAQALETVVQAVQPGVTTHDLDQIAEDRIRRLGGVPSFLGYRGFPASICTSVNDEVVHGIPGPRTLHEGEIISVDLGAVVEGFHGDLAVTVPVGKVSGEIDRLLRVTREALAIGIRAVRPKGRLGNVSAAIQKYVEDHGFSVVREFAGHGIGRRLHEEPQIPNFGRPGNGVPLRPGMTLAIEPMVNMGTAEVMMDPDGWTVRTRDHKPSAHFEHTVAVGEDGPIVLTGLPAEGSV, encoded by the coding sequence GTGGTGCAGGCGATTATGGTGAAGTCGAAAGAGGACCTCGCGGCGATGCGCCGTGCCGGGCAGGTCGCGGCGCAGGCGCTCGAGACGGTCGTTCAGGCGGTGCAGCCGGGGGTCACGACCCACGACCTCGACCAGATCGCGGAAGACCGGATTCGCCGCCTCGGCGGCGTCCCCTCGTTTCTCGGGTATCGGGGGTTCCCGGCCAGCATCTGCACCTCGGTCAACGACGAGGTCGTCCACGGGATCCCGGGCCCTCGGACGCTTCACGAAGGAGAGATCATCAGCGTGGACCTCGGGGCCGTGGTGGAGGGGTTCCACGGGGATCTGGCGGTGACGGTCCCAGTGGGGAAGGTCTCCGGCGAGATCGACCGTCTCCTCCGGGTGACCCGCGAGGCCCTCGCGATCGGGATCCGTGCCGTGCGGCCAAAGGGACGGCTCGGCAACGTGAGCGCCGCGATCCAGAAGTACGTGGAGGACCACGGGTTCTCGGTCGTGCGGGAGTTTGCGGGGCACGGGATCGGCCGCCGCCTGCACGAGGAGCCGCAGATCCCGAACTTCGGCCGGCCCGGCAATGGGGTGCCCCTGCGGCCGGGCATGACCTTGGCGATCGAGCCGATGGTCAACATGGGCACCGCCGAGGTGATGATGGATCCCGACGGCTGGACGGTGCGGACGCGCGACCACAAGCCGTCGGCCCACTTCGAGCACACCGTGGCGGTTGGTG